The Jaculus jaculus isolate mJacJac1 chromosome 1, mJacJac1.mat.Y.cur, whole genome shotgun sequence nucleotide sequence GTTTTCCCAGTGGCCAGGTTTGCCTGTGCCCCTCACAAATGCTGGGGATTGTTCCCAAGGACCACAAGAGCCTCTGCTGGGACCTCTGCCACAGCCCAGAGCAGATGCCCATCCATTGCCTCCTGTATCCATCCCTTCATCACTACCTGGGCCTGAGACAAATAGGAGTGCTGAGGTTGGTTCTGGCTCCAGGCCTGAAGTTCAGACTCTGCCACATCCACCTCACTACATTCCAGGAGTAGGTCCTGAGCAGCCTCATGGTGGCCAGCCGCATGAGAGTGGGCCTGTGCCTAGGCCTGACCAATCCTTAAATAGTGGTGCCATGGCCCAAGCAGCATCCTCTTTCTTCCCCCAGCCTAGCCAACAGATGCCAGGTCAGTGGGGGCCAGTGCAAGGAGGCCCACAGCCCTCCCATCAGCATTACTCGCGTTGCCCAGAGGGACCTGTTCAGAGTGTGGGGTCCCAGGCCACCAGCTCTCCCCATTTCCCCCCTTCATCTAGTCTGCACCAGGGTCCTGGCCATGAGCCCCACATCCCACTAGTGTCTTCTCTAGCACCCTTGGCCAGTGGTGAAGGAAACGAGGCAGTCCATCAGCAGAGTGGAAACCACTCAGCAATTCACCTCCCCACTAAACATACCTTTGGGCAGAATTCTAGAATTGGGAGTCTGTGGGCAAGCCCAGAATTCAAGCAGGACCCAGGTGCAAATAAAGAGCATTTTCCAGACCCTGCTCCTCTGAATCCTCTCTCTCAGGGAAATCGCCAGGACAACCAGGTGCGCTGTTCCCCCGGGGCTATGCCTAGTCGTGTCCTGCCCGAAGCAGCCTCAGGAGCTCTTTCAATGTTTTTCcaagggggagagacagaaaatgaggaGAATCTTGCATCTGAAAAGGCAAGCTTTGCTGACAGATTAGACTTGGATGGTTTCTCCCCGAGCCCTGGAGTGGGCCATCTACCACCCCCTGCACATGGAGCTGGTGGTATTTACCAGGCCTTTTTGAAGGGCCCCAGCAAAGAGACTGCTCAGCAGGAAGGAGAGACACACCCCTGCTTTCTTCAGTCTGCAGGCATCCCACGTGAAAAACAGACTGCTAAAACCACTGCAAGTGCAGGGATTCAGGATGCCAGTGGCTCACAATATGAGAATGTTGAGAACCTAGAATTTGTTCAGAATCAAGAAGTGTTGCCAAGTGAGCCCCAGAGTGTGGACTCCTCCACCCTGAGTGATCAGTTCCGATATGGGCCCCTTCCTGGGCCAGCTGTCCCCAGACCCAGTCCTGCAGGCCTTGCCCGAGGTGGAGGACTGAATCTTGAGGCCCCTGATACACCACACTGTACGCGGCCTGACAGTGTGTCATCCAGCTATAGTAGCCACAGCCATAGGAGTCCTCCTGGCTCAGACAGACCCCAAGAATTAGTGGGCACATTCATTCAGCAAGAAGTTGGGAAGCCTGAAGATGATACCTCTGGGAGTTTTTTTAAGCAAATTGATTCTTCTCCTGTAGGAGGTGAGACAGATGAGACCACTGGAGGCCACATTTACCACAGCAGCCTGTCTCAGCCCTCAACCCCAAGCCCCCCAAAACCTACAGGAATATTCCAGACAAGTGCAAATAGTTCCTTTGAACCAGTAAAGTCTCATTTAGTTGGGGTAAAACCAGTCGAAGCAGATCGTGCCAACATGGTGGTTGAAGTGAGGGCTACCCAGGACCGCCAGAAGAAACGCAGACCAGTTGCTGCGCCATCCAATGCCTCCCCAGGCAACCTGGAGCAGCCGCCAGACAACATGGAGACGCTGTTTGCACCCCAAGCCTGCACCCTGCCTCTTAGCACCACTGCAGAGGCTAGATACCTGCTTTCTCATACATCAGGGACACCCTTGGATGTTGTGCGCTCCATGTCTGAGAAGAGGCCCTCTACAAGGTCCCATGGGGCTGTGAAATGTGAGAGCCCAGCAACAACCCTGTGGGCACAAAATGAGCTGCCAGATTTTGGTGGCAATGTCCTTCTAGCCCCTGCTGCCCCTGCACTTTATGTCCCTGTAAAGCCAAAGCTGTCAGAAACAGTTCACCACCCAGAAAATGGGGTGTCTGGGCAGCAGTCGCAGAAGCCAGGCTCTGTCCCCCACTTGCAGAACCAAGATGGCCCTGGTGCTTCTGAGAACCTTGAGAACCCTCCCAAGGTGGGAGAAGAGGAGGTCCTTCCATTGCAGGCAGGTTCTGGTTATGTGAGTTTGCTGTCCTCACCACCCACTGAGTCTTTGCACAATCAACCTGTTCTGATTGCCCAGCCTGATCAGAGCTATAATTTGGCTCAGCCCATTAATTTTTCTCTGTCCTTGCCGAATCCTAATGACAAGAATCAGTCCTGGGGAGATGGTGTATTGGTGGATAAAGCCACAGTGAGTAGCAGCCGGGCTCTCAGCGGTGATACTAGAGAACATACTGCTTTGCCTGGGGTTCCAACTAGTGCTGTCCCTGGCTTGTCTTTGCCTAACAGTGTTACCCAGAGTCATGTCCCACAAGGTTCCGGGTCTTCTGAAATGACTTCTAGCCAGCCTGCCAGTTTGTTGATTCAACAGCCAGCCCACCCAGTTCCATTGAACTCAGTTCCAGAAAGTCAGAAGAATCCTAATGCAGAACAGGCTCCTCCTGAGTTTGTTCATATCCCTGCTGGAAGCACAAGTGTGATGTTGGTTCCACCCGCAGACAGTACCTTGGTACCTAATAGCAATAAAGCAAATCATTCCAGTAACCGGGAAGAAGCTGTTGGTGCCCTAGACTTTACATTAAATAGAGCATTGGAAAATTCCTTGAGGATGTATAGCCCGTCACATTTGGATGGGCCAGCTTCTCAGCAAGCCCCTGCCAGTCATCCCAAACAATCTGGGTCTAGGCCACATAACCCAGACCATTTCTACCAGCAGGTAACAAAAGGTGCACAGGACCAGCATGACCTAGAAAGAGCCCAGCCAGAGCTGGTGCCACCTCAGCCACAGACGCCTCCCCAACAAGTGCCCCCAGCAACATGTCCAGGACCTTCAAATCCAGATAGTACACCCACGCAGGGACAATCTGAAAGCCCAGCTCAGCCACCAAGTCCAGCTCCAACTGACGTGGGCCAGCAGCTGCCACCTCGGCCACCTCAGTCCTCCAGCGCGTCGGTTGCATCCACCAGCTCTGGCCAGGCAGCTCTGCGGCCTGACCAGCCATGGGTACACCACCCCCCACCTCCAAGTGCATTTGGCCCACCACCTCAAGACTTGGCATCCTACTACTATTACAGACCCCTGTACGATGCATACCAGTCTCAGTACCCCTCGCCATACCCATCAGATCCTGGGACGGCCTCCCTGTATTACCAGGTAAAAGCACTAACGTTCAGCCATTTCTCTCATCTCACTTGGGtttctttcatgtttcttgttAGTGACGTCATCAGACTCATGTGATGTTCCTAAGAAAAAGTCCTTTCCCCTAAATTCCTTGGTGCTTACTAGCAGTAAAGCACATCATTCCAATAACTTGGAGGTCCTACCGGCAGTAGAATATTGAACTGCATGTGATGCCAGTGCCGTTTTTGTGTAATTTCCTGAAGCATGTATTGGCTCACTACAGAAGTAGGGCTGTATGTTGGGCACTTTTGGAAGTGGTGTAGCCTCTGGGAGCTtttgtatgtttttgttgtttgtttgtttgttgagacagggtttcatttagcctaggctggcctcaaactccctgtgtagctgaggatgaccatgaacttctgatcctcctgtttccatcgCCCAAGTGCTACgtagcatgtgctaccatacatACCCAGCTCTTTATGGTTTTAACCAAAACCAACTAATGATGACAAAATAACAGGAATTACTGAATCTTTTAAATCCCTGTATGAGAATATTGAAGGAAAAACAGCTAGAATATTATCCTCATGTAATAGTGAAGAGAGGTGAGAGTCTATAAACTTGTCTTGAGTGCACAGTAATGATCCAGCAGAGTGTGAGGCCATGCTGTGTCCTTTCCTGCCTCTCTAGTGATGCAAGCTTACAGTAGTTTTGTTCAGGTTCACTTCATGTAGCAGCAGTTTGATAGGGTGTGGTCCATGGGCACACTTGATCATTATATATACTCTCCTCACCTCTGGTCCTGCCTCAGCATCATGCAAGTTAGAAGGATTACAGAATATCTGAATACCCAGGTCTTCCTTTGTATGGGGCCAGATGGTTTTGAATTCTGCACTGCCTGAAAGTATTTGGCCTTGGGGCTGTGCAGGAAGTTTGGGTCTGAAGAAAGCTCAGAAACTGGGCTGCTGTGGCTTGGCCCTGCCTGCACCTCCCTGCCAGCTCAGAGTATGGTTAGGTGCACATGCACTGTACATAGTTATAAATCCAACTATTTGACCTGTGAATCCCAGATTCTGGAAAGAAGGAGCCATAGGCTTTAAACTGTACAAGGCAGTTCAGCTCTCTTTGACTTTGGAAGGCAGAGTAAGGGAAGCCACAGACTCCCAGAGACCCCTTGGTAAGAATCCCAACCCTGTGAGCACATCCTCTCCTTGACGCCATCATCTCCAATGGTCAGAAGAGTCCATTTCCTGGTGTTTTCTCATACTGGCAGAGATGAGATTTTTGGACATAGAGGGATAAGCTCTGGCTCAAGGCCCAGTGCATTTCACATCTCCCTGTGTCTGCTGGGGCCTCTCTTCAGACATGGCTGAGACCATGGTTTGTGTTGTAATGGAGATGAACGCCTTGTCAGAGTAAAATGTGAtctttaagccaggtatggttgttcatgcctgtaatcctagcactggaaagGGTGAAACAGGCAGATtgcctcaagtttgaggccagcctgggctgcagtgttTTCTTGTGGAGTTGTGCCTGTGGTTTTAGGACTTGTTCATAGAGATTCCTAATCCTGATGCTTAACTGAGGTGGTATTGGAGGCAGGGCACATGTACGTGGTTCAGATTGTGGCATCTCCATGTTGGACACCTCAGGAGACAGAAACCTCACAGTGTTCTTGGAGGTTGTGACCCCTTGTGCTGCCTGTTAACAGCTGTCCTTCTGGGCCCTCTCCACATGCTCCTGAGGACTGGGGCTTTTTGTTTTAGAACTTTGCTTTTATAAGTTTGGTGTGCACACAGGAAGCAACCCTCAGTCCCATGTTTGAACAATGACCATCTggaccatgtaaagctggatctGGCCTCACAATATGTCTAACCATGCCCAAACCTTCTTTCCACAGGATGTCTACGGCCTATATGAACCACGATACAGGTCCTATGACAGCTCAGCGTCTTACCCCGAGAACTATCGCTACCCAGAGCCTGAGCGGCCCAGTTCCCAAGCAAGTCATTGTTCAGACCGGCCTACTCCCAGGTGGGAGCTGCGTCCACATGGCTGCTTTATTCTCATACCCAAACTGATCTTTGTGTAGTTGGCTATGATAATAATTCTTCATCTGTAAAGAATTATACAAACCCATTTTGTCAGCATGGGCAAGTGGCAGGACGTGTCGAAGTGAGCGCACTGCCACATGGAATCCTAGCAGAGCTCGTCTTCACATCCTAGCCTGGCCAGACCCTATGCAGGGCCACAGAGCAATGGCCTCTGTGTTAAAGGATGGGTAGCCATCCCTCTTTGCAGGCAGGTCTGTTTCACTGGTGATTGCTGACTGCTGGTTAGGACACAAGACCGCAGGCACTTTATTAACTGGTACAGATTCTTCCAAAGTCTCCAGAGGCCCAAGAGGACAGGTCACAGAAATGGTATAGTCTGAGGATCCATCAGTCTATTTCCAAATACAGCCTGAAGCTATATTCTGTGCGTGACTctacccatttgcttgaaagctCGCACCCATCTCCAGCCATCATGTTTCCTGCATTGGCTGCTTGTGTCtgttttacaatcatggaagacaGATTTGGAAAGAGCTCTGGTGTTTTCAGAGTGAGTCTGTGTGCCAGGTCAGAGTCCATCTGCATTCTTGGACTCTGTTCTCAGAGCCCCAGAGCCTGCTTTTGATCTTGTGTCCATTCCAGGCTATTGATGGCATTGGGCAAAGTAGTGGAGTGCAGGTAATGGTCCCTTTGGACTCTGCCACCTCAGCTCCTGCAATTATTTGTTCCATTTGGTTGAATGTAGGAGCAGGTGCCTTATGGGAGCCAGCTTTGCTGCAAGGATGCATCATCATTCTTTAGCTTAGAAACTCTCATTAGCTAAGGCACAAAAGCCTCTGTATACTCATTTGTTTCAGGAGGTTCCTTATACTGGCTCTTTGAGGTAGTCTGTGGTCTCTTTGAAGATAGAAGGTGTGTCCTGTCAACCTTTGGCCATTTAGCTGGTCCCTACATACCTTGCTCCAAAGGCACACATTGAACCATGTTTAAATATACATAGCTGATCATTCTGGCTGCTTTATAAAGCACAGCAACTCCAAGGCTTGCTTTCTCAAGGGACTTAATTGTGGGTCTGGAGTGTTGGTGAGTCatagagcacctgcctagtatGATCCCCACTGCTAAGAGATGGGGATAGAAACACCCTTGATTGTGAGAAGATTCCTGGGATCATCACAGAAGTGGTGTTTAGACTTACACAGCTTTCTGATTCAAAGCCTCGAAGGATAGAGCACGTGGACAGGCATTTCCTAGAGCCCTCAGAGGGAAGAGCATGGAGAGGGCAGAGCGAGGGGCAGGTCTTCTCACTGTAccaactttccttccttccacttgcctACCTGCAGGTTCACATAGGAGTTTACCAGGAGACCAAGGGTGCCTGGCTGCATGACATGACACTGAGCAGACCTCTAGGTAGACTAGGCAAGGTCACCACTATTGTGCTTGTCACCGGGACTGCAGCTTTTCCTTCAGCTGGGGTTCTCTGAGTGTCACAACCCTGAAGGAAGTTTGCCCTCTGTGCTCCCCTTCCTGCATGCACTGAGTATTACATGATAAAGTGTTAGCTGACACCTTATGTCCAGGGTGGCCAGAGTCTTGCAAGACCTCCTTGAGGTGGTCCACATCTTTCATTTTTGTGATTGTGGCATTCCTGAGTGGCAGGTGGTCAGTGAGGACAACAGCAATGATAGCATTCTCTTGATCTTGGTCTGTGTCAGGGTATGTAGCAGAGGTGGTAGCATtctcttttaattaaaattttttgggggggctggagagatggcttagcggttaagcgcttgcctgtgaagcctaaggaccccggttcgaggctcggttccccaggtcccacgttagccagatgcacaagggggcgcacgcgtctggagtttgtttgcagaggctggaagccctggcgcgcccattctctctctctccctctatctgtctttctctctgtgtctgtcgctctcaaataaataaaaatttttaaaaaaattaaaaattttttttttttttaaatttgagagagacagagagggagagcgagagaatggacatgccagggcctccagccctgctgcaaatgaattccagatgcatgtaccacattgtgtttctggcttacatgggtcctggggactcaaacctaggtcctttggctttgcaggcaagcaccttcactgctaagccatctccagcctggtAGCATTCACTTGATCTTGGTCTTTGTCAGGGTGTTTGGCAGAGGTGGTAGCATGCTCTTTCTTGATCTTGGTTCAAGAGAAGACTTATCATGCTTAGACCATGTCAGGCTCCGGAGGCCCAGCCCCAGCCTGCCCTATCCCAGACCTGCAGGTCTGATCTCACATGGCGAACAGCACACATCTCATGGTCTACCCTAACAGCCGTTGAATCGGCATTTTTCTGGTGACTCACatctgtaatcatagcacttgggaagctgagacaggattggggtcatgagtttgagacaagccCTGGGCTATACAATGAGAACCCTtctcaaaaaagaacaacaatGAACAAACCAAAAGCCCAAGTACCATAGAAAGAAATTGGCATTTAAGCTTAATTTGGGGCTcagtgcttttccttttgctgagcacaatataaaaatatctatgttgctggtgtggtagtgcatgcctttaatctagtgctcaggaggcaaaggtaggtggatcgctgtgagttcaaggccaccctaagactacatagagaattctaggtcagcctgggctagagcgcgagactctactttgaaaaaccaaaaagtacatATATGTGGGATGTAGTACTAAAAACACAGAAGAGGTGAGTTCTCTTGCTGAGCATTGTCAAACAGTGATTTGCTGAACTCAATTTCAGTCAGACACATGGTGGGGAATCCCATATTCTCTTCTGTTTCTGGCTTTGATCTTATGACTAAGAGTTTTTCACAACCAGAGCACTTTGATGAATATATCATAGGTGTGATTTGTGTTGGCGAATTTCTTGTTACACTTTAAGAAATAGATAGTATGTTTTTAACAACTGTCTGCTTTTACAGGCAAGGGTATCCTGAAGGATACTATAATTCCAAGAGTGGATGGAGCAGTCAAAGTGATTACTATGCAAATTATTACTCCAGCCAATATGATTATGGAGGTATGTTGAATTGCACACATTAGCAGATGCTCTGTCCATAGACTACTTGTCACCGTGTAGCTGTGGGCAAGTCTTGACCATGCTTGGTCATTCACACTCACTTTACAAAGTTTTACTAGTTtcttctttgtgggttttttatttttattttttattttttttaagattcatttttatttatttgagacagagaaagggaaggagagagccatagagtgagaatgggcgggccagggctttcaaccattgcaaacaaactccagagcaggTGCCGCCATGtgcttgtggcttatgtgggacctggagaatcgaacctggatccataggctttgctggtatatgccttaaccgctaagccatctctccagcccatggttttgtgttttttttttttttttctttttttggcttttcaacatagggtctcgctctggctcaggctgacctggaattcactatgtattctcagggtggcctcgaactcacagcattcctcctacctctacctcccaagtgctgggattaaaggcgtgcgccaccatgcccagcttgggttgttgtttttaatctttgtgtgtgtgggtagaGATGAGCACATGTGGAGGTGAtagaaaaacttccagttttggtccttacctttcaccttgtttgaggcagggtctcttgtcatttACTCTGCTCATGGCAGGCTAACTTTGTAGTTCATGaacttctggggattctcctgttttACCTCCCATCTTGCCAAAGGAGCTTTGGAATTGCAGATGTTCACCACTGTGTCCAGCTgtctgggttctggagatccagatccaggttgtcgtgcttgcacagcaaaaTTTTACCCATTGATTCATCTTCCCAACCCTTCATTGAGTTTTTATCCTGAGAGCCAAAGTTGAAAATTCTTTGCACCTGAGAATAACCCACTGAGACATCACATCTTACCTATAGCATGATGAGTCTTTATTGTTGGTGGTTGTCTTGATTTTCTAGTGAAGCATTATGATCAGTTGTCTGGACTGCTTTGGCTACATATGGTGAAAGTGTGAGCCCTAGAGCCCTTCAACAACATACCTATTGTGCCCCCACTCCTGGGTTCCCAAAGAGTTGTTTTCCCTTGAGTGTTTGTACTCATTTTATATATAAGCCAAGACAGAAGGAACCCTAGGGCTCACAAACTAGTAAGGCTGTCCATGtcaatgagctctaggttcagtgcctcaaaaataagatggaaagcagttgaggaagatacccagggtctgcctctggcctccgcatgcatgcacacacatagacacacacacacaggacttaATATAGAAGTCTGCCCgcgatatttttgttgttgttttctttaaatCAAAAATGCTGTTACTGGAAACATGACCCTTTACGTTGCAGCTGCTCACTTAATGTTACATGAACACTTCTATttttcctgcttgcttgcttttgctaTAGGTAAAGAATATAAAAGACTCCAAATGCCTGAGCTTGGGACTGACACCTTTCTGGAGTGATCCAGGTGTTCGCCCACTGGTGTAATAAACTTCCTCTCCTCTGACTGAAACAGTTCTGAATCTCAGTTCGTCTGGGAATTAATTCCGCAACAGACCTAATGATTACACCCTGACTAATCAGCTATCAAACAGCTGGTTGCCACTGTTAAACTGATGTATCTAAGAATCcactacttgggctggagagatagcttagtggttaaggtgtttgcctgagaagccaaaggacccagtttcgattccccaggacccatataagccagatgtacaagggagacatgtctggagttcatttgccatggctagaggccctggcatacccattctctatctatctctcctttctgtctctttctctgcttgcaaaacaaacaaacaaacaaacaaaaaaattactccCCCTTGTCAGCAGCATGCCAAGaatctggctttttgtttgtttgtgttttttgttcaCCTAAGGGAGGGTCTTgaaggccaggctgatctggaactcactgtgtactcccaggctggcttcaaactcaagcttctacctctgcctcccgagtgggattaaaggcgtgcgccgccacacccggctgagaATCTGGCTCTTAATAATCAGCCTCTAATTTCCTGTCCAGTTCAGTATCTCACACCCCTCTTGTGTGGCTAACAGTAAAGCAAGACACCAGGTGACTGGACAACACCAACTTAACAGACCCCTGCCTGTTATGGGCTCTAGAGATAGACCCTAAGCCCCTGTCATCACCCCCAAGACTTCAGGAAGCAGCTGGAGACTTGAATCTATGATGCTCCCTATCTTTTTACTTGTCCTCAGGGTCTGGAATGAAGGGTTAATATGTCATGAAAAGACTGGACAAGCTGACCCCCAATGAAGGCTCAGAATAAAAGCTGCCCAGAAAGTTCCTAGGCTGCAAATACATTACCAGTATAAACAGGCCTACCAGACAGGTGGAATGACCCTGACCCCGTTCCCTTTTATCTGGCCCCCATTGCTGCTTATTCTTTCCCCTGCCCCGACCCCATAAAAGCCTCAGCCCAGCTGTACCTGCCACATAGCTTCCATTCCTGCAATGGCTGTCTCCTTTCATTGTTCTAATAAAGAACAGTCTATCACTTAAAGAAAAAAGGTGTTGAaagttgggcttggtggctcacacctttaatccagcactggagaggctgagttgggaatatcactgtgaggtggaggccaacctggactccagagtaagttccagctctgtctgggctagagtgaccctgcTCCAAACAAACCAACAGAAATCTTTGTATTGAGAGAACTACCAGCTGACTGTCATGGGAAGTCATAGGCAGGCAGGAGGCAGCCTCTTCCTTTTCTGTCAGGACTCGTCTTCCAGTTCGTGCCTGTTCTCCTGAGCCGTCTGTCTGCTGCACAGGAGCTAGCGTGTATGTGTTGCTGCGCTGATCTTTTCATGCTTCACTTACAGACTCAGGTCGCTGGGATCGCTACTATGGCTCTCGATTCCGGGACCCTCGCACCTGGGACCGGAGATACTGGTATGACTCCGAGCATGATCCGTATAGGAAGGAAAATTACGCTTACAGCGACAGGTTAGTAAAGTGCATGTGCATGAAGGAGGGCACAGTAAGCTGAGTGTTCTTcttgcctgccccccccccctttctttagAACTAATGAATTGTAGTTCTGGGGTTTCTGGGAAGCAGCCTCCCGCTCTCTGAAAGAGAAAGGACTAGCCACACCTCCTGGTGCCACCTCTGGACTCTGGGAAGAAAAACTGGCCTCAGATGAGTGCCCAGCCAGTGACCCTAGTTGGTCCTGAGGTCTGCCTCCCCATTTCCTCAGTATCCTGTCTCCTTCATCCCACTCATACCCCAGAAAAGAGACTTCCCTCATGCACCTGCAGTGTGACCTCTGAGGTTAGTACCTAAGTCTGAACCTGGGATTGATTCCTGGTGCCTGGCCTGCAGGGTTTCCTGTAACTAATGAGGATTGTGCTACAGCTCTGGGAAGTGCCTGGCATTTGCATGGCATGCCCAGGAGTTGCCCTCCTAACTTCTAATCGTTGCCTTGTGCCTGTGCTTCCTCTAGACCTGAGAAATGTGATGATCACTGGAGGTATGACCCTCGCTTCACGGGAAGCTTCGACGATGACACTGAGCTTCACAGAGACCCTTACGGGGAAGAGGTGGACAGGCGCAGCATCCACAGTG carries:
- the Sec16a gene encoding protein transport protein Sec16A isoform X2 translates to MQPPPQVVPSGMAGPPPSGNPRSMFWKTSPYRRPTSNNAPVAPITCPLQPVTDPFAFNRQVQNTSSDSSSKSSLPILHGPSLPMFSQWPGLPVPLTNAGDCSQGPQEPLLGPLPQPRADAHPLPPVSIPSSLPGPETNRSAEVGSGSRPEVQTLPHPPHYIPGVGPEQPHGGQPHESGPVPRPDQSLNSGAMAQAASSFFPQPSQQMPGQWGPVQGGPQPSHQHYSRCPEGPVQSVGSQATSSPHFPPSSSLHQGPGHEPHIPLVSSLAPLASGEGNEAVHQQSGNHSAIHLPTKHTFGQNSRIGSLWASPEFKQDPGANKEHFPDPAPLNPLSQGNRQDNQVRCSPGAMPSRVLPEAASGALSMFFQGGETENEENLASEKASFADRLDLDGFSPSPGVGHLPPPAHGAGGIYQAFLKGPSKETAQQEGETHPCFLQSAGIPREKQTAKTTASAGIQDASGSQYENVENLEFVQNQEVLPSEPQSVDSSTLSDQFRYGPLPGPAVPRPSPAGLARGGGLNLEAPDTPHCTRPDSVSSSYSSHSHRSPPGSDRPQELVGTFIQQEVGKPEDDTSGSFFKQIDSSPVGGETDETTGGHIYHSSLSQPSTPSPPKPTGIFQTSANSSFEPVKSHLVGVKPVEADRANMVVEVRATQDRQKKRRPVAAPSNASPGNLEQPPDNMETLFAPQACTLPLSTTAEARYLLSHTSGTPLDVVRSMSEKRPSTRSHGAVKCESPATTLWAQNELPDFGGNVLLAPAAPALYVPVKPKLSETVHHPENGVSGQQSQKPGSVPHLQNQDGPGASENLENPPKVGEEEVLPLQAGSGYVSLLSSPPTESLHNQPVLIAQPDQSYNLAQPINFSLSLPNPNDKNQSWGDGVLVDKATVSSSRALSGDTREHTALPGVPTSAVPGLSLPNSVTQSHVPQGSGSSEMTSSQPASLLIQQPAHPVPLNSVPESQKNPNAEQAPPEFVHIPAGSTSVMLVPPADSTLVPNSNKANHSSNREEAVGALDFTLNRALENSLRMYSPSHLDGPASQQAPASHPKQSGSRPHNPDHFYQQVTKGAQDQHDLERAQPELVPPQPQTPPQQVPPATCPGPSNPDSTPTQGQSESPAQPPSPAPTDVGQQLPPRPPQSSSASVASTSSGQAALRPDQPWVHHPPPPSAFGPPPQDLASYYYYRPLYDAYQSQYPSPYPSDPGTASLYYQDVYGLYEPRYRSYDSSASYPENYRYPEPERPSSQASHCSDRPTPRQGYPEGYYNSKSGWSSQSDYYANYYSSQYDYGDSGRWDRYYGSRFRDPRTWDRRYWYDSEHDPYRKENYAYSDRPEKCDDHWRYDPRFTGSFDDDTELHRDPYGEEVDRRSIHSEHSARSLRSAHSLPSRRSSISSHSHQSQIYRSHNVTAGSFEAPHPPGSFHGDYAYGTYDSNFSSAHGFAEYSYPADNTWSTMEQVPSRPTSPEKFTVPHVCARFGPGGQLIKVIPNLPSEGQPALVEVHSLETLLQHTPEQEEMRSFPGPLGKDDTHKVDVINFAQNKATKCLQNEHLIDKESASLLWNFIILLCRQNGTVVGTDIAELLLQDHRTVWLPGKSPNEANLIDFTNEAVEQVEEESGEAQLSFLTDSQTVTTNVLEKETERFRELLLYGRKKDALESAMKNGLWGHALLLASKMDSRTHARVMTRFANSLPINDPLQTVYQLMSGRMPAASTCCGDEKWGDWRPHLAMVLSNLNNNMDVESRTMATMGDTLASKGLLDAAHFCYLMAQVGFGVYTKKTTKLVLIGSNHGLPFLKFATNEAIQRTEAYEYAQSLGAHTCSLPNFQVFKFIYSCRLAEMGLATQAFHYCEVIAKNVLTQPAAYSPVLVSQLVQMASQLRLFDPQLKEKPEEESFVEPAWLAQLRQVERQIQEGAVLWSQDGADPQQCPSTPCSEVEQLGGPELNQQTGLMTDNPLLMPGTEPLMQGVQLLPTAPQTLPDGQPAHPARVPMFPVPLSRGPLDLGPGYGPSGSALGFPEPPRPDPAALHVGPTLLPSAPCLQESGPPLNEARNPDPGIAPQDAPVRNPPPELSEEEFSGNLTRLGSSRMVQDLETTSAWDHDGSSLTQPAPSLTPVPEVKKPVQVVKKEAKEPKKSESWFSRWLPGKRRTEAYLPDDKNKSIVWDEKKNQWVNLNEPEEEKKAPPPPPSLPRLPQAAPTGPAGPPTASVNMFSRKAGGSRARYVDVLNPNGTQRSEPAPAPADFFAPLAPLPIPPNLFIPNPDAEEPQAADGAGSRGQAPTETQSKLEPTLEPKVLSSSASPPGPELSLSKVDGSQGGELSRCSSMSSLSQEVSRHFHQASGERHPTGPPSGAVPFYNPAHLAQASTTSGSSRLGRIGQRKYPALK